In one Shewanella loihica PV-4 genomic region, the following are encoded:
- a CDS encoding ABC transporter ATP-binding protein, which produces MTIAIQALTKIYNPESDFPVAAVKSLDLTIAQGEFVAIMGPSGSGKTTLLNMIGGIDSPSSGAVFIDGEDITHLSEQALIAFRRDHVGFIFQDYSLLPVLTALENVEFVMQLQGHSEAECRDRAMALLAQVGLAAQQDKIPAKLSGGQQQRVAVARALAPRPRFVMADEPTANLDAKSTAELLDIMQSLNEQEGTTFIFSTHDPRVIARAKRVIVFEDGRLVEDRRQ; this is translated from the coding sequence ATGACCATAGCGATTCAAGCATTGACTAAGATCTATAACCCCGAGAGTGACTTTCCGGTGGCGGCGGTAAAGTCTCTGGACCTCACCATAGCCCAGGGCGAGTTTGTCGCCATCATGGGCCCCTCGGGCTCAGGCAAGACCACGCTGCTGAACATGATCGGTGGCATCGACAGTCCGAGTAGCGGCGCCGTATTTATCGACGGTGAGGATATCACCCACCTGAGCGAGCAGGCGCTAATCGCCTTTCGCCGCGACCATGTGGGCTTTATCTTTCAGGACTATAGCCTGCTGCCCGTGCTGACGGCGCTGGAGAATGTCGAGTTTGTCATGCAGCTGCAGGGCCACAGCGAGGCCGAGTGTCGTGATCGGGCCATGGCGCTGCTCGCCCAGGTGGGGCTGGCAGCTCAGCAGGATAAGATCCCCGCCAAGTTGTCGGGCGGGCAACAGCAGAGGGTAGCGGTTGCAAGGGCTCTGGCCCCCAGACCGAGGTTTGTGATGGCCGATGAGCCCACGGCCAACCTGGATGCTAAGAGCACCGCCGAGCTGCTGGATATCATGCAGTCGCTCAATGAGCAGGAGGGCACGACTTTTATCTTTTCGACCCATGACCCCAGGGTGATCGCCAGGGCCAAGCGGGTGATCGTTTTCGAGGATGGTCGCCTGGTCGAGGATCGCCGTCAATGA
- a CDS encoding ABC transporter permease, translating to MMTKDNSGWHPPMLALLAWRNLWRNRLRTSIMVCAMVFGLVGVVVMLGFMTGMYANMIDNAVAWQTSHLQVHNKDYLLDPDINSRIRAPEPVLAELSQIPEVQGVSARFVVQGMLASPRASRGIRINGVDPAAEARVTPIADNITQGDWLEAGGRHPIVISEKTASRLKLRLGSKVVLTFSNADKAVSGAAFRVAGLYRSPSSTFDEANAYVRRADLTALAGLDGVHEIAIRLTKSDSLDNSRAKALAKILLSVLSPQDRVRDWQEIQPMLATIIAQMDTSNAVILLIFISALGLGIANIMLMAVFERTREFGVLMAIGMVKRKIMGLILLESLLLGLTGALLGLMLSVLVIALLANTGIPLGNMADGLGAFGVSTTLYPQVTLGQYLSTLAMVVIVSLLAALYPARQIVKQRPVDAMSQKH from the coding sequence ATGATGACCAAGGATAATTCTGGCTGGCATCCGCCCATGCTGGCCCTTTTGGCCTGGCGCAATCTGTGGCGTAACCGCCTGCGCACCAGCATCATGGTGTGCGCCATGGTGTTTGGCCTGGTGGGCGTGGTGGTGATGTTAGGCTTCATGACAGGCATGTACGCCAACATGATAGATAACGCCGTCGCCTGGCAGACCAGCCACCTGCAGGTGCATAACAAGGATTATCTGCTCGATCCGGATATCAATAGCCGGATACGCGCGCCCGAGCCTGTGCTGGCTGAGCTTAGTCAGATCCCTGAGGTGCAAGGTGTCTCGGCGCGCTTTGTGGTGCAGGGCATGCTGGCCTCGCCCCGGGCGAGTCGCGGCATTCGCATCAATGGCGTTGACCCCGCCGCCGAGGCCAGGGTGACGCCCATCGCCGACAATATCACCCAGGGGGACTGGCTCGAGGCCGGTGGACGGCATCCCATAGTGATCTCGGAGAAGACGGCGAGCCGCCTCAAGTTAAGGCTGGGTTCCAAGGTGGTGCTTACCTTCAGCAACGCCGACAAGGCGGTTAGCGGGGCGGCGTTTCGGGTGGCGGGCCTCTATCGCTCCCCCTCCAGCACCTTCGATGAGGCCAATGCCTATGTGCGCCGCGCCGATCTGACCGCGTTGGCGGGGCTGGATGGCGTGCATGAGATCGCCATTCGCCTGACAAAAAGCGATAGTCTGGACAATAGCCGCGCCAAGGCGCTTGCCAAGATACTATTGAGCGTGCTGTCGCCCCAGGACAGGGTGCGCGACTGGCAAGAGATCCAGCCGATGCTGGCCACCATTATCGCTCAGATGGACACCAGCAATGCGGTGATTCTGCTGATCTTCATCTCGGCGCTGGGGCTGGGGATTGCCAACATCATGTTGATGGCGGTGTTTGAGCGCACGCGGGAGTTTGGCGTGCTGATGGCCATCGGCATGGTGAAGCGCAAGATAATGGGGCTGATCCTGCTGGAGTCTTTGCTGCTTGGGCTGACGGGGGCGCTACTTGGTCTTATGCTGAGCGTGTTGGTGATAGCGCTGCTGGCAAACACAGGCATCCCCCTTGGTAACATGGCCGATGGACTCGGCGCCTTCGGCGTATCGACCACCCTCTATCCCCAGGTCACCCTCGGTCAGTATCTCTCGACCTTGGCGATGGTGGTGATTGTTAGCCTGCTGGCGGCCCTCTATCCGGCGCGGCAGATCGTCAAGCAGCGTCCGGTAGACGCCATGTCGCAGAAGCATTAG
- a CDS encoding ABC transporter permease yields the protein MLIKLAWRNLWRQKRRTLLTAFALALALFLSLFMRSMQEGSYEHNIDNSARFSTGLIQLQSPEYATTESIEDLLPGDDDFIAPAKALPHISYALPRIESFLLASSEERSKGVLVYGVRPQLESDYSGIDDKLVAGRYLTPGAQQVLLGQGLAEYLKLGVGDELVLYGQGYHGQTAAGVYPIAGILHFPLAQLDNQLVYMPLSAAQGLFSTGEQVTSWVLHSDNLDEVAPLTERLSNLYGDRVKVRDWQSLAPEMAQQIALDRAGGLFMICLLYLIVGFALFATILMMTLERRREFGVVLATGMARLTLLRLVMIESLLIAALGTALGLGVSSVVIGYFYYHPISLTGETAKMMLEMGWEPVMPMKVSLALVRNQVIIILSLMALCLCYPLWRTQHLVVVAALKGGDDDQG from the coding sequence ATGTTGATTAAGCTGGCGTGGCGCAATCTCTGGCGGCAGAAGCGGCGCACCCTGCTGACCGCCTTTGCCCTGGCGCTGGCGCTGTTTCTCTCCCTCTTTATGCGCAGCATGCAGGAGGGCAGTTACGAGCACAATATCGACAACAGTGCCCGCTTCTCTACCGGCCTGATCCAGCTGCAATCTCCCGAGTATGCCACCACAGAGAGCATAGAAGATCTGCTGCCCGGCGATGATGACTTTATCGCCCCGGCCAAGGCCTTACCCCACATCAGCTACGCCCTGCCCAGAATCGAATCTTTCCTGTTGGCGTCAAGCGAAGAGCGTTCCAAAGGTGTGCTGGTGTATGGCGTACGCCCGCAGCTTGAGAGCGACTATTCGGGCATAGATGACAAGCTGGTGGCCGGTCGTTACTTAACCCCGGGTGCCCAGCAGGTGCTGCTGGGACAAGGATTGGCGGAGTACCTGAAACTGGGTGTCGGCGATGAGCTGGTGCTCTATGGTCAGGGCTACCATGGCCAGACGGCGGCAGGAGTCTATCCTATCGCCGGCATACTGCATTTCCCCCTGGCGCAGCTGGACAATCAGTTGGTCTATATGCCCCTGAGCGCGGCCCAAGGCTTGTTTTCAACCGGTGAACAGGTGACCTCCTGGGTACTGCATAGCGACAACTTAGATGAGGTGGCGCCTCTGACCGAGAGGCTTTCTAATCTTTATGGTGATAGGGTCAAGGTGCGGGACTGGCAGTCGCTGGCCCCTGAGATGGCGCAGCAGATAGCCCTGGATAGGGCCGGCGGCCTGTTTATGATCTGCCTGCTCTATCTTATCGTCGGCTTTGCCCTGTTTGCCACCATCTTGATGATGACGCTGGAGCGCAGGCGGGAGTTTGGCGTCGTGCTGGCGACTGGCATGGCGCGCCTGACCTTGCTGCGCCTGGTGATGATCGAATCCTTGTTGATCGCCGCCTTGGGCACGGCCTTGGGGCTTGGGGTCAGCAGCGTGGTGATAGGTTATTTCTATTATCATCCCATCTCTCTGACTGGCGAGACCGCCAAGATGATGCTCGAGATGGGCTGGGAGCCTGTGATGCCCATGAAGGTATCGCTGGCGCTGGTGCGCAATCAGGTGATCATCATCCTCAGCCTGATGGCCCTCTGCCTCTGCTACCCCCTGTGGCGCACCCAGCATCTGGTGGTGGTGGCGGCCCTCAAAGGAGGCGATGATGACCAAGGATAA
- a CDS encoding outer membrane lipoprotein-sorting protein — protein sequence MDGSRPWLAGMLGLALVCMAPISATAETLATETAVINSSDALEAREIVRRADEQMRGKSSYVVATMNIVRPAWTRSMSMKSWTKGQELSLVLVTAPAKDKGSVSLKRYREMWNWVPAIERIIKIAPSMLSQSWMGSDFTNDDLINQSSIVVDYRHQLVQHESIEGDDCFVIDAFAKPDAPVVWSRIRLWISSRHYLQRKVEFFDEFDEQVNTLTTSGIQEMGGRMLATKMVMIPADKPGQRTELITHEAAFDFEIGDDFFSQQQMKALRD from the coding sequence ATGGATGGATCGAGACCTTGGTTAGCGGGCATGCTAGGCCTTGCCCTGGTGTGTATGGCACCTATTTCAGCGACAGCCGAGACTCTGGCTACTGAGACTGCGGTTATAAATAGTAGCGACGCCCTGGAGGCGCGCGAGATAGTGCGCCGCGCCGACGAGCAGATGCGCGGTAAGTCCAGCTATGTGGTGGCGACCATGAATATCGTGCGTCCGGCCTGGACGCGCTCCATGAGCATGAAGAGCTGGACCAAGGGGCAGGAGCTGTCGCTGGTACTGGTGACGGCGCCGGCGAAAGACAAGGGCAGCGTGTCTCTCAAACGCTACCGCGAGATGTGGAACTGGGTGCCCGCCATCGAGCGCATCATCAAGATAGCTCCCTCCATGTTGAGTCAGTCTTGGATGGGCTCAGACTTCACCAATGACGATCTTATCAATCAGTCCTCCATAGTGGTCGATTATCGCCATCAGCTGGTGCAGCACGAATCGATAGAGGGGGATGACTGCTTCGTCATCGATGCCTTTGCCAAGCCTGACGCGCCAGTGGTCTGGAGCCGTATCCGTCTTTGGATCTCGAGTCGCCATTATTTGCAGCGTAAAGTGGAATTTTTCGACGAGTTCGATGAGCAGGTAAACACCCTGACCACCTCGGGTATTCAGGAGATGGGCGGGCGTATGTTGGCCACCAAGATGGTGATGATCCCGGCCGATAAACCGGGGCAGCGCACCGAGCTTATCACCCATGAGGCGGCATTTGATTTTGAGATAGGTGATGATTTCTTCTCTCAGCAGCAGATGAAGGCGCTGCGGGACTAA
- a CDS encoding cupin domain-containing protein: protein MKVVSRDNSEHYLWGEQDMEGKACDGWHLVKRPALSVILERVPVGRGEQRHYHKVAEQFFFILSGTALLEVEGSEHRLTAHQGMHVAPGQAHCLRNGGEQVLEFLVTSTPPSHGDREKA from the coding sequence ATGAAGGTGGTCAGTCGCGACAACAGTGAGCACTATCTTTGGGGCGAACAGGATATGGAAGGCAAGGCCTGTGATGGCTGGCATCTAGTGAAGCGTCCTGCGCTGAGCGTGATTCTGGAGCGGGTACCTGTGGGCAGGGGCGAGCAGCGTCACTACCATAAGGTGGCGGAGCAGTTTTTCTTTATCCTGTCGGGCACGGCGCTGCTTGAGGTGGAGGGGAGCGAGCATAGACTCACTGCTCACCAGGGGATGCATGTGGCGCCGGGTCAGGCTCACTGCCTGCGCAACGGCGGCGAGCAGGTGCTGGAATTTCTGGTGACCTCTACACCGCCAAGCCATGGTGACAGGGAAAAGGCTTAG
- the fusA gene encoding elongation factor G, whose amino-acid sequence MAEFTTEQIRNLAVLGHTGAGKSTLLEALLFQGEAIAQKGRVDKGTNHADFTAQEKDHRHSLEPSFLNLDFDNHHINFIDTPGLPDFFGRALLPLSGVESVLLVINAATGIETITQRAFEAARAQGKVVLIAINHIDGNGANLAGLLDEIQTKFGHRCLPVNLPNAALDDVIDCYLHPQPELQGEALFHDVASARDELVDTVLEEDDELMALYLEQGENLTPEQLHAPLETALRMGHLVPVCFTSAEQQVGIGALLELIIKLSPNPLEANPPQFIKGQGESALPVDVTQSSEDHALAYVFRVAIDPFFGRMGVFRVYQGTISLGMKLFIGDGRKPIKVGNLFKLQGDKQVSVTSAVPGDICAISKVDELTVGAVLHDSHDEDEFHLPELVLPQPIFGLAVSAKRRGDEQKIAEVLNKLVVEDPSLHIAKNEAEGQTILQGQGDLHLQIALEKAHDLFNVDMETDVPAVAYRETITRSATARYRHKKQSGGAGQFGEVELTVEPLPRGAGFEFVSKVVGGSVPSQYIPAVEKGVKEAMNGGAVAGFPMQDVRVSLLDGKHHSVDSKEIAFVMAGKKAFLDAVQEANPVILEPIVEMQVQVAQEHVGDITGDISANRGIICGTQAQGNGKVEVEVEAPLATVDDYSTRLKSLTGGDGQFAMTFSRYDVVPDHVQKALVSAAKAH is encoded by the coding sequence ATGGCTGAGTTTACCACGGAGCAGATCCGGAATCTGGCGGTGCTCGGACACACAGGGGCGGGTAAATCCACTCTGCTCGAGGCATTGCTGTTCCAGGGCGAGGCGATCGCCCAAAAAGGCAGGGTGGACAAGGGCACAAATCATGCTGATTTCACTGCCCAGGAAAAAGACCACAGACACAGCTTAGAACCTTCCTTCCTCAATCTCGATTTCGACAATCATCACATCAATTTCATCGACACCCCGGGCCTGCCCGATTTCTTCGGCCGTGCCTTGTTGCCGCTTAGCGGTGTGGAGTCTGTGCTCTTGGTGATCAACGCCGCCACCGGCATAGAGACTATCACCCAGCGCGCCTTCGAGGCCGCCAGGGCACAGGGTAAGGTGGTGCTGATTGCGATTAACCATATCGACGGCAATGGCGCTAATCTGGCGGGACTACTCGATGAGATCCAAACCAAGTTTGGCCATCGCTGCCTGCCGGTGAATCTGCCTAATGCCGCCCTGGATGATGTGATCGACTGTTATCTGCATCCTCAGCCCGAGTTGCAGGGGGAGGCCCTGTTCCATGATGTGGCCAGTGCCCGCGATGAGCTGGTGGATACTGTGCTCGAGGAAGACGATGAGCTGATGGCGCTGTATCTGGAGCAGGGGGAAAACCTTACGCCCGAGCAGCTACATGCCCCGCTGGAAACCGCGCTGCGCATGGGCCATCTGGTGCCTGTCTGTTTCACCAGCGCCGAGCAGCAGGTGGGCATAGGCGCGCTGTTAGAGCTCATCATCAAGCTGAGCCCCAACCCATTAGAGGCCAACCCGCCCCAGTTCATCAAGGGGCAAGGGGAATCGGCCCTGCCGGTGGATGTGACCCAGTCCAGCGAAGATCACGCCCTGGCCTATGTTTTTCGGGTGGCTATCGACCCCTTCTTCGGTCGCATGGGAGTGTTTAGGGTCTATCAGGGCACCATCTCTCTGGGGATGAAGCTGTTTATCGGCGATGGTCGTAAACCCATCAAGGTAGGTAACCTGTTTAAGCTTCAGGGGGACAAGCAGGTTAGCGTGACCTCTGCGGTGCCAGGCGATATCTGCGCCATCTCTAAGGTAGATGAGCTGACCGTGGGCGCCGTGCTTCACGACAGTCACGACGAAGATGAGTTCCACCTGCCTGAGCTAGTGCTGCCACAACCTATCTTCGGCCTGGCGGTGTCGGCCAAGCGCCGCGGCGACGAGCAGAAGATTGCCGAGGTGCTCAACAAGTTGGTGGTGGAAGATCCTAGCCTGCACATCGCCAAGAACGAGGCCGAAGGACAGACGATTCTACAGGGCCAGGGGGACTTGCACCTGCAGATCGCGCTGGAGAAGGCCCATGATCTCTTTAACGTCGATATGGAAACCGATGTGCCCGCGGTGGCGTATCGCGAAACCATCACCCGCAGCGCCACGGCGCGTTACCGCCACAAGAAACAGTCTGGCGGTGCCGGTCAGTTTGGTGAGGTGGAGCTCACCGTCGAGCCGCTGCCAAGAGGTGCAGGCTTCGAGTTTGTCAGCAAGGTGGTGGGCGGCTCGGTGCCGAGCCAATACATTCCCGCGGTCGAGAAAGGGGTGAAGGAGGCGATGAACGGCGGCGCCGTGGCGGGCTTCCCGATGCAGGATGTACGCGTCTCCTTGCTGGACGGTAAGCATCATAGCGTCGACTCGAAGGAGATCGCCTTCGTGATGGCGGGTAAGAAGGCCTTCCTCGATGCCGTGCAGGAAGCCAACCCAGTGATCCTGGAGCCGATCGTCGAGATGCAGGTGCAGGTGGCCCAGGAGCATGTGGGTGACATTACCGGGGATATCAGTGCCAATCGCGGCATCATCTGCGGCACCCAGGCCCAGGGCAACGGCAAGGTCGAAGTGGAGGTCGAGGCACCGCTTGCTACCGTCGACGATTACTCGACCCGGCTGAAATCCTTAACCGGCGGCGACGGTCAGTTTGCCATGACCTTTAGCCGCTATGATGTGGTGCCGGATCATGTGCAGAAGGCATTAGTCTCGGCGGCAAAGGCCCACTAA
- a CDS encoding helix-turn-helix domain-containing protein, with protein MLEKPNHKTQRRDSQTAARKLSASEYRHKNATTTPEMRQFIQESELPVSQLAKVLNISEATVRKWRRRDSIEDTPNTPHHLNTTLTPMQEYVVVGLRYQLKMPLDRLLKVTQEFINPNVSRSGLARCLKRYGVSRIHNIERPEVPDHYFNQLPIAQGSDIVTYTLNPETLAHTLALPQADGDTVLQVASLTLPPQLADAKPSSVLLGIDPHSDWIYLDIYQDGNTQATKRYITHLLRQGPFHLRKLLVRNYHTFLQRFPGATMAQLTPGADIQTPEHQVASGDS; from the coding sequence ATGCTCGAGAAGCCTAACCACAAGACGCAGCGCCGGGACTCGCAGACCGCGGCGCGAAAACTCAGCGCCAGTGAATATAGGCACAAGAATGCCACCACCACCCCTGAGATGCGTCAGTTTATCCAGGAGTCGGAACTACCGGTGAGCCAGCTGGCAAAGGTGCTCAACATCAGCGAAGCCACGGTGCGTAAATGGCGCCGGCGCGACTCCATCGAAGACACGCCCAACACCCCCCACCACCTCAACACCACGCTAACGCCGATGCAGGAGTATGTGGTCGTGGGGCTGCGCTACCAGCTGAAGATGCCGCTGGACAGGCTACTCAAGGTGACTCAGGAGTTTATCAATCCCAATGTGTCCCGCTCCGGCCTCGCCCGCTGCCTCAAGCGCTACGGGGTGTCGCGCATCCACAACATCGAGCGTCCCGAGGTGCCGGATCATTACTTCAACCAGCTGCCCATCGCCCAAGGCAGCGATATTGTCACCTATACCTTAAATCCAGAGACTCTGGCCCATACCCTGGCGCTGCCACAGGCCGACGGCGACACAGTGCTGCAGGTGGCCTCGCTCACCCTACCGCCACAACTGGCGGACGCCAAGCCAAGCTCGGTACTTTTGGGCATAGATCCCCACAGCGACTGGATCTACTTAGATATCTATCAAGACGGTAACACCCAGGCCACCAAGCGATACATCACCCATCTGCTTCGCCAAGGGCCGTTTCATCTGCGTAAGCTTTTGGTACGCAACTATCACACTTTCTTACAGCGCTTCCCTGGTGCCACCATGGCACAGCTAACACCCGGCGCTGACATACAGACACCTGAGCATCAGGTAGCAAGCGGAGACTCATAA